From a region of the Desmodus rotundus isolate HL8 chromosome 7, HLdesRot8A.1, whole genome shotgun sequence genome:
- the SSH1 gene encoding protein phosphatase Slingshot homolog 1 isoform X3: MINLLRCEDRIKLAVRLESAWAERVRYMVVVDSSGRQDTEESVLLGVDFSSKESKSCTIGMVLRLWSDTKIHLDGDGGFSVSTAGRMHVFKPVSVQAMWSALQVLHKACEVARRHNYFPGGVALVWASYYESCISSEQSCINEWNAMQDLESTRPDSPALFVDKPTERERTERLIKAKLRSIMMSQDLENVTSKEIRNELEKQMNCNLKEFKEFIDNEMLLILGQMDKPSLIFDHLYLGSEWNASNLEELQGSGVDYILNVTREIDNFFPGLFAYHNIRVYDEETTDLLAHWNEAYHFINKAKRNHSKCLVHCKMGVSRSASTVIAYAMKEFGWPLEKAYNYVKQRRSITRPNAGFMRQLSEYEGILDASKQRHNKLWRQQTESCLQQPADDLVGPGDFSPETLDDTPEARLPCLDDAAQPAFPGSRSPGVGGASLSCCFRRLSDPLLHSPNDEMGSLVQLEDLEKDALLEEATQPAEEAHKPARPPQGGPVLCEKEVKKKPESGSLKAQSGPLPQVEEMEREETPGVGRWGRSPPQLDKNLLNRENLNNNNSKRSCPEDFEHDAVFGILSKVKPSYKSCADCMYPAASGAPEGFRERRGNSGAPAICTQPTFLPHLTSSPVAHTSVRSRVLEKLASGPTETPPFLPPVSPRRPDTGGSGAGAAPELTASLLEPSRETQKVLPKSLLLKNSHCDKHPPGMEVAKEELAPKKDVKPAKDLRLRFSKEAERPTTHSYLMQHQESIMQLQKAGLVRKHTKELERLKDTPTEPASPFRDGASRLEASIPEENQDLVPVPPSGALALPGQDGSDEKSEAAPILLEGASLKSPSPFLCRLDHTSHFSKDFLKTICYTPTSSSMSSNLTRSSSSDSIHSVRGKPGLVKQRTQEIETRLRLAGLTVSSPLKRSHSLAKLGSLNFSTEDLASEADVSTVVDSQDAKLSEASFLHEPQATPGHPATTSKPSGKSAPENLKSPSRLSKS; encoded by the exons TAAAAGCTGTACCATCGGGATGGTTCTCCGACTGTGGAGTGACACGAAAATCCACCTTGACGGCGACGG CGGATTCAGCGTCAGCACAGCAGGAAGGATGCACGTCTTCAAGCCTGTGTCTGTCCAGGCCATGTG GTCCGCCCTGCAGGTCCTTCACAAGGCCTGTGAAGTGGCTCGAAGGCACAACTACTTCCCTGGGGGCGTGGCTCTGGTCTGGGCCAGCTACTACGAGAGCTGCATCAGCTCCGAGCAGAGCTGCATCAACGAGTGGAACGCCATGCAGGACCTGGAGTCCACGCGGCCCGACTCCCCAGCCCTGTTTGTGGACAA GCCGACTGAAAGGGAACGGACTGAGCGCCTCATCAAAGCCAAACTCCGGAGCATCATGATGAGCCAAGACCTGGAAAACGTGACCTCCAAAGAA ATCCGTAATGAATTGGAGAAACAGATGAACTGTAACTTGAAAGAATTCAAGGAATTCATAGACAATGAGATGCTCCTAATCTTGGGACAGATGGACAAGCCCTCCCTCATCTTTGATCATCTTTATCTC GGCTCTGAATGGAATGCATCCAATCTGGAGGAACTGCAGGGCTCAGG TGTTGACTACATTTTAAATGTCACTAGAGAAATAGATAATTTTTTCCCTGGCTTATTTGCATATCACAACATCCGAGTCTATGATGAGGAGACGACAGACCTTCTTGCCCACTGGAACGAAGCGTACCACTTTATCAACAAAGCGAA gcggAACCATTCCAAGTGCCTGGTGCATTGCAAAATGGGGGTCAGTCGATCCGCTTCCACGGTCATAGCCTACGCGATGAAGGAGTTTGGCTGGCCCCTGGAGAAAGCGTACAACTACGTGAAGCAAAGGCGCAGCATTACCCGCCCCAACGCGGGCTTTATGAGACAGCTGTCTGAGTACGAAGGCATCTTGGACGCGAG caaACAAAGGCACAACAAGCTCTGGCGCCAGCAGACTGAAAGCTGCCTCCAACAGCCTGCTGACGACCTTGTGGGGCCTGGGGACTTCTCGCCAGAGACCCTGGATGACACCCCAGAAGCCCGGCTGCCCTGCTTAGATGATGCTGCCCAGCCTGCATTCCCAGGCAGCAGGTCCCCAGGAGTGGGGGGAGCCTCTCTGTCCTGCTGTTTCCGGCGGCTCTCAGACCCACTCCTGCATTCCCCCAACGACGAAATGGGCAGTTTGGTCCAGCTGGAGGACCTGGAGAAGGACGCTCTGTTAGAGGAAGCCACTCAGCCAGCAGAGGAGGCGCACAAGCCAGCCAGACCTCCCCAGGGAGGCCCTGTACTCTGTGAGAAGGAAGTGAAGAAGAAGCCAGAGTCTGGGAGCCTGAAAGCCCAGAGTGGGCCCTTGCCCCAGGTGgaggagatggaaagggaggagaCTCcaggggtagggaggtgggggaggtccCCACCCCAGCTTGATAAAAACCTGCTCAACCGGGAAAAcctaaataacaacaacagcaagagGAGCTGTCCAGAGGACTTTGAG CATGATGCTGTATTTGGGATCCTCAGCAAAGTGAAGCCCTCCTACAAATCCTGTGCCGACTGCATGTACCCTGCGGCCAGCGGAGCTCCCGAGGGCTTCAGGGAGCGACGTGGGAACTCTGGCGCCCCGGCCATCTGCACGCAGCCAACCTTCCTGCCCCACCTCACATCGTCCCCCGTGGCCCACACATCCGTCAGGTCCCGCGTCCTGGAGAAGCTAGCCTCTGGCCCAACCGAAACTCCCCCATTCCTACCACCAGTAAGCCCGAGGCGGCCGGACACTGGTGGCTCTGGGGCCGGGGCTGCCCCAGAACTAACAGCTAGCCTTTTGGAACCTTCCAGAGAGACCCAAAAAGTCCTGCCAAAGTCCCTCCTTCTGAAGAATTCTCACTGTGATAAGCACCCTCCCGGCATGGAGGTGGCGAAGGAAGAATTGGCACCCAAGAAAGATGTGAAGCCAGCCAAGGACCTGCGACTGCGGTTCAGTAAAGAGGCCGAGAGGCCAACAACACACAGCTACCTGATGCAGCACCAGGAGTCCATTATGCAGCTGCAGAAGGCAGGCCTGGTCCGCAAGCACACCAAAGAACTGGAGAGGTTAAAGGACACGCCCACAGAGCCAGCGTCCCCCTTCAGGGATGGCGCCAGCAGGCTCGAGGCCAGCATCCCCGAGGAGAACCAGGACCTGGTTCCTGTCCCACCTTcaggagccctggctctgcctggccaAGACGGGAGCGACGAGAAGTCAGAGGCCGCCCCCATTCTCCTGGAGGGAGCCTCGCTGAAGAGCCCCAGTCCCTTCCTCTGCCGCCTGGATCACACCAGCCACTTCTCGAAAGACTTCCTGAAGACCATCTGCTACACCCCCACCTCGTCCTCCATGAGCTCCAACCTGACCCGCAGCTCGAGCAGTGACAGCATCCACAGCGTCCGCGGGAAGCCAGGGCTGGTGAAGCAGCGGACCCAGGAGATCGAGACTCGCCTCCGGCTGGCGGGCCTCACCGTCTCGTCCCCACTCAAGCGCTCACACTCTCTTGCCAAGCTTGGAAGTCTCAACTTCTCGACAGAAGACCTAGCCAGTGAGGCCGACGTGTCCACCGTTGTTGACTCCCAGGATGCCAAGTTGAGCGAGGCTTCCTTCCTGCATGAGCCCCAGGCAACCCCCGGGCACCCAGCCACCACCTCTAAACCATCAGGGAAATCTGCCCCGGAAAACTTGAAAAGCCCCTCGAGGCTGAGCAAAAGCTGA
- the SSH1 gene encoding protein phosphatase Slingshot homolog 1 isoform X2, whose amino-acid sequence MVKGAALFLQQGSSPQGQRSLQHPHKHAGDLPQHLQVMINLLRCEDRIKLAVRLESAWAERVRYMVVVDSSGRQDTEESVLLGVDFSSKESKSCTIGMVLRLWSDTKIHLDGDGGFSVSTAGRMHVFKPVSVQAMWSALQVLHKACEVARRHNYFPGGVALVWASYYESCISSEQSCINEWNAMQDLESTRPDSPALFVDKPTERERTERLIKAKLRSIMMSQDLENVTSKEIRNELEKQMNCNLKEFKEFIDNEMLLILGQMDKPSLIFDHLYLGSEWNASNLEELQGSGVDYILNVTREIDNFFPGLFAYHNIRVYDEETTDLLAHWNEAYHFINKAKRNHSKCLVHCKMGVSRSASTVIAYAMKEFGWPLEKAYNYVKQRRSITRPNAGFMRQLSEYEGILDASKQRHNKLWRQQTESCLQQPADDLVGPGDFSPETLDDTPEARLPCLDDAAQPAFPGSRSPGVGGASLSCCFRRLSDPLLHSPNDEMGSLVQLEDLEKDALLEEATQPAEEAHKPARPPQGGPVLCEKEVKKKPESGSLKAQSGPLPQVEEMEREETPGVGRWGRSPPQLDKNLLNRENLNNNNSKRSCPEDFEHDAVFGILSKVKPSYKSCADCMYPAASGAPEGFRERRGNSGAPAICTQPTFLPHLTSSPVAHTSVRSRVLEKLASGPTETPPFLPPVSPRRPDTGGSGAGAAPELTASLLEPSRETQKVLPKSLLLKNSHCDKHPPGMEVAKEELAPKKDVKPAKDLRLRFSKEAERPTTHSYLMQHQESIMQLQKAGLVRKHTKELERLKDTPTEPASPFRDGASRLEASIPEENQDLVPVPPSGALALPGQDGSDEKSEAAPILLEGASLKSPSPFLCRLDHTSHFSKDFLKTICYTPTSSSMSSNLTRSSSSDSIHSVRGKPGLVKQRTQEIETRLRLAGLTVSSPLKRSHSLAKLGSLNFSTEDLASEADVSTVVDSQDAKLSEASFLHEPQATPGHPATTSKPSGKSAPENLKSPSRLSKS is encoded by the exons TAAAAGCTGTACCATCGGGATGGTTCTCCGACTGTGGAGTGACACGAAAATCCACCTTGACGGCGACGG CGGATTCAGCGTCAGCACAGCAGGAAGGATGCACGTCTTCAAGCCTGTGTCTGTCCAGGCCATGTG GTCCGCCCTGCAGGTCCTTCACAAGGCCTGTGAAGTGGCTCGAAGGCACAACTACTTCCCTGGGGGCGTGGCTCTGGTCTGGGCCAGCTACTACGAGAGCTGCATCAGCTCCGAGCAGAGCTGCATCAACGAGTGGAACGCCATGCAGGACCTGGAGTCCACGCGGCCCGACTCCCCAGCCCTGTTTGTGGACAA GCCGACTGAAAGGGAACGGACTGAGCGCCTCATCAAAGCCAAACTCCGGAGCATCATGATGAGCCAAGACCTGGAAAACGTGACCTCCAAAGAA ATCCGTAATGAATTGGAGAAACAGATGAACTGTAACTTGAAAGAATTCAAGGAATTCATAGACAATGAGATGCTCCTAATCTTGGGACAGATGGACAAGCCCTCCCTCATCTTTGATCATCTTTATCTC GGCTCTGAATGGAATGCATCCAATCTGGAGGAACTGCAGGGCTCAGG TGTTGACTACATTTTAAATGTCACTAGAGAAATAGATAATTTTTTCCCTGGCTTATTTGCATATCACAACATCCGAGTCTATGATGAGGAGACGACAGACCTTCTTGCCCACTGGAACGAAGCGTACCACTTTATCAACAAAGCGAA gcggAACCATTCCAAGTGCCTGGTGCATTGCAAAATGGGGGTCAGTCGATCCGCTTCCACGGTCATAGCCTACGCGATGAAGGAGTTTGGCTGGCCCCTGGAGAAAGCGTACAACTACGTGAAGCAAAGGCGCAGCATTACCCGCCCCAACGCGGGCTTTATGAGACAGCTGTCTGAGTACGAAGGCATCTTGGACGCGAG caaACAAAGGCACAACAAGCTCTGGCGCCAGCAGACTGAAAGCTGCCTCCAACAGCCTGCTGACGACCTTGTGGGGCCTGGGGACTTCTCGCCAGAGACCCTGGATGACACCCCAGAAGCCCGGCTGCCCTGCTTAGATGATGCTGCCCAGCCTGCATTCCCAGGCAGCAGGTCCCCAGGAGTGGGGGGAGCCTCTCTGTCCTGCTGTTTCCGGCGGCTCTCAGACCCACTCCTGCATTCCCCCAACGACGAAATGGGCAGTTTGGTCCAGCTGGAGGACCTGGAGAAGGACGCTCTGTTAGAGGAAGCCACTCAGCCAGCAGAGGAGGCGCACAAGCCAGCCAGACCTCCCCAGGGAGGCCCTGTACTCTGTGAGAAGGAAGTGAAGAAGAAGCCAGAGTCTGGGAGCCTGAAAGCCCAGAGTGGGCCCTTGCCCCAGGTGgaggagatggaaagggaggagaCTCcaggggtagggaggtgggggaggtccCCACCCCAGCTTGATAAAAACCTGCTCAACCGGGAAAAcctaaataacaacaacagcaagagGAGCTGTCCAGAGGACTTTGAG CATGATGCTGTATTTGGGATCCTCAGCAAAGTGAAGCCCTCCTACAAATCCTGTGCCGACTGCATGTACCCTGCGGCCAGCGGAGCTCCCGAGGGCTTCAGGGAGCGACGTGGGAACTCTGGCGCCCCGGCCATCTGCACGCAGCCAACCTTCCTGCCCCACCTCACATCGTCCCCCGTGGCCCACACATCCGTCAGGTCCCGCGTCCTGGAGAAGCTAGCCTCTGGCCCAACCGAAACTCCCCCATTCCTACCACCAGTAAGCCCGAGGCGGCCGGACACTGGTGGCTCTGGGGCCGGGGCTGCCCCAGAACTAACAGCTAGCCTTTTGGAACCTTCCAGAGAGACCCAAAAAGTCCTGCCAAAGTCCCTCCTTCTGAAGAATTCTCACTGTGATAAGCACCCTCCCGGCATGGAGGTGGCGAAGGAAGAATTGGCACCCAAGAAAGATGTGAAGCCAGCCAAGGACCTGCGACTGCGGTTCAGTAAAGAGGCCGAGAGGCCAACAACACACAGCTACCTGATGCAGCACCAGGAGTCCATTATGCAGCTGCAGAAGGCAGGCCTGGTCCGCAAGCACACCAAAGAACTGGAGAGGTTAAAGGACACGCCCACAGAGCCAGCGTCCCCCTTCAGGGATGGCGCCAGCAGGCTCGAGGCCAGCATCCCCGAGGAGAACCAGGACCTGGTTCCTGTCCCACCTTcaggagccctggctctgcctggccaAGACGGGAGCGACGAGAAGTCAGAGGCCGCCCCCATTCTCCTGGAGGGAGCCTCGCTGAAGAGCCCCAGTCCCTTCCTCTGCCGCCTGGATCACACCAGCCACTTCTCGAAAGACTTCCTGAAGACCATCTGCTACACCCCCACCTCGTCCTCCATGAGCTCCAACCTGACCCGCAGCTCGAGCAGTGACAGCATCCACAGCGTCCGCGGGAAGCCAGGGCTGGTGAAGCAGCGGACCCAGGAGATCGAGACTCGCCTCCGGCTGGCGGGCCTCACCGTCTCGTCCCCACTCAAGCGCTCACACTCTCTTGCCAAGCTTGGAAGTCTCAACTTCTCGACAGAAGACCTAGCCAGTGAGGCCGACGTGTCCACCGTTGTTGACTCCCAGGATGCCAAGTTGAGCGAGGCTTCCTTCCTGCATGAGCCCCAGGCAACCCCCGGGCACCCAGCCACCACCTCTAAACCATCAGGGAAATCTGCCCCGGAAAACTTGAAAAGCCCCTCGAGGCTGAGCAAAAGCTGA
- the SSH1 gene encoding protein phosphatase Slingshot homolog 1 isoform X4, with protein sequence MVVVDSSGRQDTEESVLLGVDFSSKESKSCTIGMVLRLWSDTKIHLDGDGGFSVSTAGRMHVFKPVSVQAMWSALQVLHKACEVARRHNYFPGGVALVWASYYESCISSEQSCINEWNAMQDLESTRPDSPALFVDKPTERERTERLIKAKLRSIMMSQDLENVTSKEIRNELEKQMNCNLKEFKEFIDNEMLLILGQMDKPSLIFDHLYLGSEWNASNLEELQGSGVDYILNVTREIDNFFPGLFAYHNIRVYDEETTDLLAHWNEAYHFINKAKRNHSKCLVHCKMGVSRSASTVIAYAMKEFGWPLEKAYNYVKQRRSITRPNAGFMRQLSEYEGILDASKQRHNKLWRQQTESCLQQPADDLVGPGDFSPETLDDTPEARLPCLDDAAQPAFPGSRSPGVGGASLSCCFRRLSDPLLHSPNDEMGSLVQLEDLEKDALLEEATQPAEEAHKPARPPQGGPVLCEKEVKKKPESGSLKAQSGPLPQVEEMEREETPGVGRWGRSPPQLDKNLLNRENLNNNNSKRSCPEDFEHDAVFGILSKVKPSYKSCADCMYPAASGAPEGFRERRGNSGAPAICTQPTFLPHLTSSPVAHTSVRSRVLEKLASGPTETPPFLPPVSPRRPDTGGSGAGAAPELTASLLEPSRETQKVLPKSLLLKNSHCDKHPPGMEVAKEELAPKKDVKPAKDLRLRFSKEAERPTTHSYLMQHQESIMQLQKAGLVRKHTKELERLKDTPTEPASPFRDGASRLEASIPEENQDLVPVPPSGALALPGQDGSDEKSEAAPILLEGASLKSPSPFLCRLDHTSHFSKDFLKTICYTPTSSSMSSNLTRSSSSDSIHSVRGKPGLVKQRTQEIETRLRLAGLTVSSPLKRSHSLAKLGSLNFSTEDLASEADVSTVVDSQDAKLSEASFLHEPQATPGHPATTSKPSGKSAPENLKSPSRLSKS encoded by the exons TAAAAGCTGTACCATCGGGATGGTTCTCCGACTGTGGAGTGACACGAAAATCCACCTTGACGGCGACGG CGGATTCAGCGTCAGCACAGCAGGAAGGATGCACGTCTTCAAGCCTGTGTCTGTCCAGGCCATGTG GTCCGCCCTGCAGGTCCTTCACAAGGCCTGTGAAGTGGCTCGAAGGCACAACTACTTCCCTGGGGGCGTGGCTCTGGTCTGGGCCAGCTACTACGAGAGCTGCATCAGCTCCGAGCAGAGCTGCATCAACGAGTGGAACGCCATGCAGGACCTGGAGTCCACGCGGCCCGACTCCCCAGCCCTGTTTGTGGACAA GCCGACTGAAAGGGAACGGACTGAGCGCCTCATCAAAGCCAAACTCCGGAGCATCATGATGAGCCAAGACCTGGAAAACGTGACCTCCAAAGAA ATCCGTAATGAATTGGAGAAACAGATGAACTGTAACTTGAAAGAATTCAAGGAATTCATAGACAATGAGATGCTCCTAATCTTGGGACAGATGGACAAGCCCTCCCTCATCTTTGATCATCTTTATCTC GGCTCTGAATGGAATGCATCCAATCTGGAGGAACTGCAGGGCTCAGG TGTTGACTACATTTTAAATGTCACTAGAGAAATAGATAATTTTTTCCCTGGCTTATTTGCATATCACAACATCCGAGTCTATGATGAGGAGACGACAGACCTTCTTGCCCACTGGAACGAAGCGTACCACTTTATCAACAAAGCGAA gcggAACCATTCCAAGTGCCTGGTGCATTGCAAAATGGGGGTCAGTCGATCCGCTTCCACGGTCATAGCCTACGCGATGAAGGAGTTTGGCTGGCCCCTGGAGAAAGCGTACAACTACGTGAAGCAAAGGCGCAGCATTACCCGCCCCAACGCGGGCTTTATGAGACAGCTGTCTGAGTACGAAGGCATCTTGGACGCGAG caaACAAAGGCACAACAAGCTCTGGCGCCAGCAGACTGAAAGCTGCCTCCAACAGCCTGCTGACGACCTTGTGGGGCCTGGGGACTTCTCGCCAGAGACCCTGGATGACACCCCAGAAGCCCGGCTGCCCTGCTTAGATGATGCTGCCCAGCCTGCATTCCCAGGCAGCAGGTCCCCAGGAGTGGGGGGAGCCTCTCTGTCCTGCTGTTTCCGGCGGCTCTCAGACCCACTCCTGCATTCCCCCAACGACGAAATGGGCAGTTTGGTCCAGCTGGAGGACCTGGAGAAGGACGCTCTGTTAGAGGAAGCCACTCAGCCAGCAGAGGAGGCGCACAAGCCAGCCAGACCTCCCCAGGGAGGCCCTGTACTCTGTGAGAAGGAAGTGAAGAAGAAGCCAGAGTCTGGGAGCCTGAAAGCCCAGAGTGGGCCCTTGCCCCAGGTGgaggagatggaaagggaggagaCTCcaggggtagggaggtgggggaggtccCCACCCCAGCTTGATAAAAACCTGCTCAACCGGGAAAAcctaaataacaacaacagcaagagGAGCTGTCCAGAGGACTTTGAG CATGATGCTGTATTTGGGATCCTCAGCAAAGTGAAGCCCTCCTACAAATCCTGTGCCGACTGCATGTACCCTGCGGCCAGCGGAGCTCCCGAGGGCTTCAGGGAGCGACGTGGGAACTCTGGCGCCCCGGCCATCTGCACGCAGCCAACCTTCCTGCCCCACCTCACATCGTCCCCCGTGGCCCACACATCCGTCAGGTCCCGCGTCCTGGAGAAGCTAGCCTCTGGCCCAACCGAAACTCCCCCATTCCTACCACCAGTAAGCCCGAGGCGGCCGGACACTGGTGGCTCTGGGGCCGGGGCTGCCCCAGAACTAACAGCTAGCCTTTTGGAACCTTCCAGAGAGACCCAAAAAGTCCTGCCAAAGTCCCTCCTTCTGAAGAATTCTCACTGTGATAAGCACCCTCCCGGCATGGAGGTGGCGAAGGAAGAATTGGCACCCAAGAAAGATGTGAAGCCAGCCAAGGACCTGCGACTGCGGTTCAGTAAAGAGGCCGAGAGGCCAACAACACACAGCTACCTGATGCAGCACCAGGAGTCCATTATGCAGCTGCAGAAGGCAGGCCTGGTCCGCAAGCACACCAAAGAACTGGAGAGGTTAAAGGACACGCCCACAGAGCCAGCGTCCCCCTTCAGGGATGGCGCCAGCAGGCTCGAGGCCAGCATCCCCGAGGAGAACCAGGACCTGGTTCCTGTCCCACCTTcaggagccctggctctgcctggccaAGACGGGAGCGACGAGAAGTCAGAGGCCGCCCCCATTCTCCTGGAGGGAGCCTCGCTGAAGAGCCCCAGTCCCTTCCTCTGCCGCCTGGATCACACCAGCCACTTCTCGAAAGACTTCCTGAAGACCATCTGCTACACCCCCACCTCGTCCTCCATGAGCTCCAACCTGACCCGCAGCTCGAGCAGTGACAGCATCCACAGCGTCCGCGGGAAGCCAGGGCTGGTGAAGCAGCGGACCCAGGAGATCGAGACTCGCCTCCGGCTGGCGGGCCTCACCGTCTCGTCCCCACTCAAGCGCTCACACTCTCTTGCCAAGCTTGGAAGTCTCAACTTCTCGACAGAAGACCTAGCCAGTGAGGCCGACGTGTCCACCGTTGTTGACTCCCAGGATGCCAAGTTGAGCGAGGCTTCCTTCCTGCATGAGCCCCAGGCAACCCCCGGGCACCCAGCCACCACCTCTAAACCATCAGGGAAATCTGCCCCGGAAAACTTGAAAAGCCCCTCGAGGCTGAGCAAAAGCTGA